One genomic segment of Culturomica massiliensis includes these proteins:
- a CDS encoding elongation factor G, with the protein MKTYSPNEIKNIALVGSAGSGKTTLAEAMMYEGGVIPRRGSVSAKNTSSDYRPVEQEYGSSVFPAVLYAEWKNQKLNFIDTPGADDFVGGVISALEVADAAVMVVNAVKGVEVGTEIISRHAKRMNRPVIFVVNQLDHEKANFEQTIEHAKASFGKKIVLVQYPVNPGNGFNRVVDVLKMEMYKWGPEGGKPEVLPIPDEEKEKAEELHNILVEAAAENDEKLMELYFEKGSLTEDEMRAGIRAGLIKRDMFPVFCVSAEKDMCVRRFMEFLVNVAPSAAAMPGTKTVDGELVPYNAEGPTSVFVFATSIEPHLGEINYFKVMSGSLKEGDDLTNMTNSTKERFSQLFAAAGKNRTKVTELKAGDIGATVKLKGTKNGDTLNEKDCEYRFPGFKYPEPRFRTAVKAVNKNDDEKVAEVLNRMHEEDPSLLVEYSKELKQLILSGQGEFHLNTMKWRIEHNDKLPIEFIVPKIPYRETITKFAQADYRHKKQSGGAGQFGEVHMVIEPYVEGMPEPTSYKIGGIDSKMSVKGKEEYNLPWGGKLVFYNCIVGGVIEARFMPAILKGIMEKMEEGPLTGSYARDIRVCIYDGKMHPVDSNEISFRLAGRHAFSEAFKNAMPKVLEPIYDVEVLVPEEDMGDVMSDLQTRRAVIMGMDSDSGFQKIIAKVPLKEMQRYSTALSSITGGRATFSMKFAGYEKVPGEIQEELLKSYDEAEDDE; encoded by the coding sequence ATGAAAACCTATAGTCCTAACGAGATTAAAAATATCGCACTCGTGGGCAGTGCAGGTTCTGGTAAGACCACACTGGCTGAAGCGATGATGTACGAGGGCGGGGTCATCCCGCGCAGAGGTAGCGTAAGTGCTAAAAATACCTCCTCTGATTACCGGCCCGTTGAACAGGAATACGGTTCTTCTGTATTTCCGGCAGTATTGTATGCTGAGTGGAAAAACCAAAAGCTTAATTTTATCGATACTCCGGGAGCCGATGATTTTGTCGGAGGCGTTATCTCTGCGCTGGAAGTGGCGGATGCTGCAGTCATGGTTGTGAATGCAGTAAAAGGTGTGGAAGTCGGTACTGAAATTATCAGCCGTCATGCTAAACGGATGAATAGACCGGTGATTTTTGTTGTCAACCAATTGGATCACGAGAAGGCTAATTTCGAACAGACGATTGAGCATGCAAAGGCTTCTTTCGGTAAGAAAATTGTATTGGTGCAATATCCGGTAAATCCGGGTAACGGCTTTAATAGGGTCGTAGATGTGTTGAAGATGGAGATGTATAAGTGGGGGCCGGAAGGCGGTAAGCCGGAGGTTTTGCCGATCCCTGACGAGGAGAAGGAAAAAGCGGAAGAATTGCATAATATATTGGTGGAAGCTGCAGCCGAGAATGACGAGAAGCTGATGGAGCTTTATTTTGAAAAAGGTAGCCTGACAGAAGATGAGATGCGTGCCGGAATACGGGCAGGATTGATCAAGCGGGATATGTTTCCCGTATTCTGCGTATCGGCAGAAAAAGACATGTGCGTACGTCGGTTTATGGAGTTTTTGGTGAATGTAGCACCGAGTGCAGCAGCTATGCCGGGTACAAAGACTGTCGACGGAGAACTTGTGCCGTACAATGCCGAGGGGCCGACCTCTGTATTTGTTTTTGCGACTTCTATCGAACCGCATTTGGGTGAGATCAACTATTTTAAAGTCATGTCGGGGAGTTTGAAAGAAGGGGATGACCTTACCAATATGACGAATAGTACGAAAGAACGTTTTTCTCAGTTGTTTGCTGCGGCCGGGAAAAACCGTACGAAAGTAACGGAGCTGAAGGCCGGAGATATCGGGGCAACCGTAAAGCTGAAAGGAACGAAGAACGGGGACACCCTGAATGAAAAGGATTGTGAATATCGCTTCCCGGGCTTTAAGTATCCGGAACCCCGTTTCCGTACAGCCGTGAAGGCTGTAAACAAGAACGACGACGAAAAGGTAGCTGAAGTACTTAACCGTATGCATGAGGAGGATCCGTCGTTATTAGTAGAGTATTCTAAGGAACTGAAACAATTGATTCTTTCCGGTCAGGGTGAGTTCCATCTGAATACGATGAAATGGCGTATTGAGCACAATGATAAACTGCCGATTGAATTTATCGTACCTAAAATTCCCTACCGGGAAACGATAACCAAGTTCGCCCAGGCAGACTACCGGCATAAAAAGCAATCCGGCGGTGCGGGACAGTTCGGTGAAGTACATATGGTTATCGAACCTTATGTGGAAGGTATGCCGGAACCGACTTCTTATAAAATCGGAGGCATCGACAGCAAAATGTCTGTGAAAGGGAAAGAGGAATATAACCTGCCGTGGGGAGGAAAACTGGTATTTTACAACTGTATTGTCGGGGGTGTGATCGAAGCCCGTTTTATGCCGGCGATCCTGAAAGGTATTATGGAGAAGATGGAAGAGGGACCGTTGACGGGGTCTTATGCCCGTGACATACGTGTGTGTATTTACGACGGTAAGATGCACCCGGTAGACTCAAATGAAATTTCATTCCGTTTGGCCGGACGTCACGCTTTCAGCGAAGCGTTTAAAAATGCCATGCCGAAGGTGTTGGAACCGATCTATGACGTAGAAGTACTGGTGCCTGAAGAAGACATGGGAGACGTGATGAGTGATTTGCAGACCCGCAGGGCCGTTATTATGGGAATGGATTCAGACAGCGGTTTCCAGAAGATTATCGCAAAGGTACCTTTGAAGGAGATGCAACGCTATTCAACTGCCTTGAGTTCGATTACCGGAGGCCGTGCGACATTCAGTATGAAATTTGCCGGATACGAAAAAGTGCCGGGTGAAATTCAGGAGGAATTGTTGAAGTCTTATGACGAGGCTGAAGATGATGAATGA
- a CDS encoding beta-N-acetylhexosaminidase produces the protein MKIRCLFFFLLVSMTLSAQDYLSALLPMPNRVEPGWGEDFIVTPKTVVTVDSDSLAFAASELRRILQERTGLSVTGTAGEGSVISLQVDPAMEGKEHYILSVERDRMVIKGATPGAVYWGIMTLDQLLLGDVCRSAGARIAPVYIDDAPRFAYRALMLDPARHFLPVKDVKFFIDQMVRYKYNVLQLHLTDDQGWRVEIRKYPALTAVGANRNPQGGNEGPDNGFYTQEELKELVRYAAERNVEIVPELDIPGHTVAVLAAFPELGCPHTESVQKVMGETVNLMLCAGNDKVYKLYEDIIQEVAAIFPSKRIHLGGDEAIIEENWMRCERCRALMKEKGYAKVSELMGYFFGRILPYVRDNGKEAILWCELDNIRMPVSGYLFPYPQDVTLVTWRYGLTPFCMDLTLQHGHQLIMAPGEYAYLDYPQWPGDLPEFNNWGMPVTSLETCYRFDPGYGRPATEQNHILGIMGTLWGEAIKDINRVTYMTYPRALALAEAGWTRMEFRKWDSFRERLYPNLMNLMRHGVSVRAPFEIGR, from the coding sequence GTAACCGTTGATTCGGATTCTCTGGCTTTTGCTGCTTCAGAGTTACGGCGTATTTTACAGGAGCGTACCGGGCTTTCAGTAACCGGAACGGCCGGTGAAGGATCGGTGATAAGTCTGCAAGTAGATCCGGCAATGGAAGGGAAAGAGCATTATATATTGTCGGTTGAGCGTGACCGGATGGTGATTAAAGGAGCTACACCGGGAGCCGTATATTGGGGAATCATGACATTGGATCAATTGTTATTGGGGGATGTGTGCCGTTCTGCCGGAGCCAGAATTGCTCCTGTATATATTGACGATGCGCCCCGTTTTGCTTACCGGGCATTGATGCTCGATCCTGCCCGTCATTTTTTACCGGTAAAGGATGTGAAATTTTTTATCGATCAGATGGTCCGCTACAAATACAATGTATTGCAATTGCATCTGACTGATGATCAGGGTTGGCGTGTAGAGATCCGGAAATATCCTGCTCTGACGGCTGTCGGGGCAAACCGGAATCCGCAAGGAGGGAATGAAGGGCCGGACAACGGATTTTATACCCAGGAGGAATTGAAAGAGTTGGTGCGTTATGCTGCGGAGAGAAATGTAGAAATTGTGCCGGAGCTGGATATCCCCGGTCATACCGTTGCCGTATTGGCTGCTTTTCCGGAACTGGGGTGTCCCCATACGGAATCGGTTCAGAAAGTGATGGGAGAGACGGTGAATTTGATGTTATGTGCGGGGAACGATAAAGTTTATAAACTTTATGAGGATATTATTCAAGAGGTGGCGGCAATTTTCCCTTCGAAGCGAATACATTTGGGAGGCGATGAAGCGATTATTGAAGAAAACTGGATGCGGTGTGAGCGATGCCGTGCCTTGATGAAGGAAAAGGGCTATGCGAAAGTCAGCGAGTTAATGGGATATTTTTTCGGAAGAATACTGCCTTATGTCCGGGATAACGGAAAAGAAGCGATTTTGTGGTGTGAACTGGATAATATCCGGATGCCTGTCTCCGGGTATCTTTTCCCTTATCCGCAGGATGTGACGTTAGTGACCTGGCGTTATGGCCTGACCCCTTTTTGTATGGATTTGACTCTGCAACACGGGCATCAATTGATTATGGCGCCCGGAGAGTATGCTTATTTGGATTATCCCCAATGGCCGGGAGATCTGCCTGAATTTAATAATTGGGGAATGCCGGTTACTTCTTTAGAGACGTGTTATCGCTTTGACCCCGGATATGGCCGCCCGGCAACGGAGCAAAATCATATATTGGGAATAATGGGGACCTTGTGGGGAGAGGCTATCAAGGATATCAACCGGGTGACTTATATGACTTATCCCCGGGCATTGGCATTGGCGGAAGCAGGTTGGACCCGGATGGAGTTCCGGAAATGGGATTCTTTCCGGGAACGTTTGTATCCGAATTTAATGAATTTAATGCGTCACGGGGTTTCGGTGAGGGCTCCTTTTGAAATAGGGCGTTGA